A single Anopheles funestus chromosome 2RL, idAnoFuneDA-416_04, whole genome shotgun sequence DNA region contains:
- the LOC125764306 gene encoding dystrobrevin beta isoform X1, translated as MEPMEARVAMLQDLKIQSFDTIRFASYRTACKLRYVQKSTNLHLVDIWNVIEAFRENGLNTLEPQNEVSVSRLETLVSSLYHNLNKRLPPTQQVHVDSKASLLLNWLLAAYSGDNSGKIRVFSIKVALAIMCAGKMVDKLRYIFSQISDGAGQLIHWKLGDFLREVLALPAAVFESPTFFYKEGLETEIFPVENKITVNDFMAGFMTEPGPACLVWMPLLHRLATVESVVHPTVCSVCMRENFTGFRYRCQRCHGYQLCQDCFWQGRVSLNHQNDHEVKEYSSYKSPSKQIGHSLRKSFRCVPDKPIQALPRFPEQPEKTLNLSHIVPPSPLPSHNGFPDGGIPGLYDRSSTLDSRATGLSLDSNGTSGTRGAVNSNDEEHRLIARYAARLAQESRTPGGSAPDPVQIGLDSSRAQRELIMQLESKNKEIMREIQKLRRQQEAEQVAPESPALMNELRALRQRKGELEGHLGALQDSRRQLMAQLEGLMRMLKNHQTQSPRSTPNSSPRSGKSPPIPQGPPMPNQGPRQGPMNPGGSGMPPNMPPGMLPPGVVMHGQDPHMGPGGMDMRGYAPNGNNNGSINGGPLGSRSNAAGACPPAGGRSDLHYAADSVSTAMSSLVRELNTVFYAHYEGHLPPGVVHKPPMRYFSEGSDDDSIASSQHTMRHSLDFDEMHMTTHEWSEKDNTQWQEQFAAWSLNSQNQ; from the exons ATACACTCGAGCCCCAGAACGAGGTCAGCGTCAGCCGTCTCGAGACGCTCGTATCGTCGCTGTATCACAATCTAAATAAACGACTGCCACCGACCCAGCAGGTACACGTCGATTCCAAGGCTAGCTTGCTGTTAAACTGGCTACTGGCGGCCTACTCCGGTGACAATTCCGGCAAAATACGTGTATTTTCCATTAAGGTAGCACTCGCGATCATGTGCGCCGGCAAGATGGTCGATAAGTTGCGAT ACATTTTCTCACAAATCTCCGACGGAGCTGGCCAGCTGATACACTGGAAATTGGGCGATTTCCTACGTGAAGTACTGGCGCTTCCGGCAGCCGTCTTCGAATCGCCAACCTTTTTTTACAAAGAGGGCCTAGAGACGGAAATCTTTccggtggaaaacaaaatcaccgTAAATGATTTTATGGCGGGTTTCATGACCGAACCGGGACCTGCCTGTCTCGTGTGGATGCCGCTGCTACATCGGCTCGCTACGGTTGAATCCGTCGTGCATCCGACGGTGTGTTCCGTGTGCATGCGGGAAAACTTTACCGGTTTCCGTTACCGTTGCCAACGTTGCCATGGGTATCAGCTGTGTCAGGACTGTTTCTGGCAGGGACGCGTTTCACTAAACCATCAGAACGATCACGAGGTGAAGGAATATTCGAGCTACAAAAGTCCCAGCAAGCAGATTGGCCATTCGCTGCGCAAAAGCTTCCGCTGTGTGCCAGATAAACCGATTCAAGCGTTACCACGGTTTCCGGAGCAGCCGGAGAAAACACTCAACCTGTCACACATCGTTCCACCATCACCGCTGCCGTCACACAATGGATTTCCGGATGGAGGCATACCGGGTCTGTACGATCGCAGTAGTACACTTGACTCACG CGCCACGGGACTATCGCTAGACAGCAACGGAACGTCAGGAACGCGTGGAGCCGTTAATTCTAATGATGAGGAGCACAGACTGATCGCGCGATATGCAGCACGACTTGCACAGGAATCACGAACG CCAGGTGGATCAGCGCCCGATCCGGTACAGATAGGGCTAGACAGTTCACGGGCACAGCGTGAACTGATCATGCAGCTTGAATCAAAGAACAAGGAAATAATGCGAGAGATACAGAAACTGCGCCGTCAGCAGGAAGCCGAACAGGTCGCACCGGAAAGTCCTGCCCTGATGAACGAGCTGCGCGCACTGCGACAACGAAAGGGTGAACTCGAGGGTCATCTTGGAGCGTTGCAGGATTCGCGCCGTCAGCTAATGGCACAGCTCGAGGGGCTGATGCGGATGCTCAAAAACCATCAAACACAGAGTCCTCGCTCTACTCCCAACTCTAGTCCACGGTCGGGTAAAAGTCCACCAATACCGCAGG GGCCACCAATGCCAAATCAAGGTCCGCGACAGGGACCGATGAACCCCGGTGGTTCGGGAATGCCACCAAATATGCCTCCCGGTATGCTTCCACCCGGTGTTGTAATGCATGGTCAAGATCCGCACATGGGTCCCGGCGGTATGGATATGCGGGGATACGCACCAAATGGAAACAACA ATGGTAGCATTAATGGTGGTCCGCTTGGCTCGCGATCGAATGCCGCAGGAGCGTGTCCGCCGGCCGGTGGCCGGTCGGATCTGCACTACGCGGCCGATTCCGTATCCACCGCAATGTCCTCGCTGGTGCGCGAACTTAACACAG TTTTCTATGCGCACTACGAAGGACATCTTCCGCCCGGCGTCGTACATAAGCCGCCGATGCGCTACTTTTCAGAGGGATCCGACGATGACAGTATCGCTTCGTCGCAGCACACAATGCGCCACTCGCTAG ACTTTGACGAGATGCACATGACCACCCATGAGTGGAGTGAAAAG GATAATACTCAATGGCAGGAACAATTTGCTGCCTGGAGCTTGAATTCGCAAAACCAGTGA
- the LOC125764306 gene encoding dystrobrevin beta isoform X5 has translation MEPMEARVAMLQDLKIQSFDTIRFASYRTACKLRYVQKSTNLHLVDIWNVIEAFRENGLNTLEPQNEVSVSRLETLVSSLYHNLNKRLPPTQQVHVDSKASLLLNWLLAAYSGDNSGKIRVFSIKVALAIMCAGKMVDKLRYIFSQISDGAGQLIHWKLGDFLREVLALPAAVFESPTFFYKEGLETEIFPVENKITVNDFMAGFMTEPGPACLVWMPLLHRLATVESVVHPTVCSVCMRENFTGFRYRCQRCHGYQLCQDCFWQGRVSLNHQNDHEVKEYSSYKSPSKQIGHSLRKSFRCVPDKPIQALPRFPEQPEKTLNLSHIVPPSPLPSHNGFPDGGIPGLYDRSSTLDSRATGLSLDSNGTSGTRGAVNSNDEEHRLIARYAARLAQESRTPGGSAPDPVQIGLDSSRAQRELIMQLESKNKEIMREIQKLRRQQEAEQVAPESPALMNELRALRQRKGELEGHLGALQDSRRQLMAQLEGLMRMLKNHQTQSPRSTPNSSPRSGKSPPIPQGPPMPNQGPRQGPMNPGGSGMPPNMPPGMLPPGVVMHGQDPHMGPGGMDMRGYAPNGNNSSSPPETTFLKERRV, from the exons ATACACTCGAGCCCCAGAACGAGGTCAGCGTCAGCCGTCTCGAGACGCTCGTATCGTCGCTGTATCACAATCTAAATAAACGACTGCCACCGACCCAGCAGGTACACGTCGATTCCAAGGCTAGCTTGCTGTTAAACTGGCTACTGGCGGCCTACTCCGGTGACAATTCCGGCAAAATACGTGTATTTTCCATTAAGGTAGCACTCGCGATCATGTGCGCCGGCAAGATGGTCGATAAGTTGCGAT ACATTTTCTCACAAATCTCCGACGGAGCTGGCCAGCTGATACACTGGAAATTGGGCGATTTCCTACGTGAAGTACTGGCGCTTCCGGCAGCCGTCTTCGAATCGCCAACCTTTTTTTACAAAGAGGGCCTAGAGACGGAAATCTTTccggtggaaaacaaaatcaccgTAAATGATTTTATGGCGGGTTTCATGACCGAACCGGGACCTGCCTGTCTCGTGTGGATGCCGCTGCTACATCGGCTCGCTACGGTTGAATCCGTCGTGCATCCGACGGTGTGTTCCGTGTGCATGCGGGAAAACTTTACCGGTTTCCGTTACCGTTGCCAACGTTGCCATGGGTATCAGCTGTGTCAGGACTGTTTCTGGCAGGGACGCGTTTCACTAAACCATCAGAACGATCACGAGGTGAAGGAATATTCGAGCTACAAAAGTCCCAGCAAGCAGATTGGCCATTCGCTGCGCAAAAGCTTCCGCTGTGTGCCAGATAAACCGATTCAAGCGTTACCACGGTTTCCGGAGCAGCCGGAGAAAACACTCAACCTGTCACACATCGTTCCACCATCACCGCTGCCGTCACACAATGGATTTCCGGATGGAGGCATACCGGGTCTGTACGATCGCAGTAGTACACTTGACTCACG CGCCACGGGACTATCGCTAGACAGCAACGGAACGTCAGGAACGCGTGGAGCCGTTAATTCTAATGATGAGGAGCACAGACTGATCGCGCGATATGCAGCACGACTTGCACAGGAATCACGAACG CCAGGTGGATCAGCGCCCGATCCGGTACAGATAGGGCTAGACAGTTCACGGGCACAGCGTGAACTGATCATGCAGCTTGAATCAAAGAACAAGGAAATAATGCGAGAGATACAGAAACTGCGCCGTCAGCAGGAAGCCGAACAGGTCGCACCGGAAAGTCCTGCCCTGATGAACGAGCTGCGCGCACTGCGACAACGAAAGGGTGAACTCGAGGGTCATCTTGGAGCGTTGCAGGATTCGCGCCGTCAGCTAATGGCACAGCTCGAGGGGCTGATGCGGATGCTCAAAAACCATCAAACACAGAGTCCTCGCTCTACTCCCAACTCTAGTCCACGGTCGGGTAAAAGTCCACCAATACCGCAGG GGCCACCAATGCCAAATCAAGGTCCGCGACAGGGACCGATGAACCCCGGTGGTTCGGGAATGCCACCAAATATGCCTCCCGGTATGCTTCCACCCGGTGTTGTAATGCATGGTCAAGATCCGCACATGGGTCCCGGCGGTATGGATATGCGGGGATACGCACCAAATGGAAACAACA GTTCATCCCCACCGGAAACAACGTTCTTGAAGGAGCGCAGAGTTTAG
- the LOC125764306 gene encoding dystrobrevin beta isoform X2 → MEPMEARVAMLQDLKIQSFDTIRFASYRTACKLRYVQKSTNLHLVDIWNVIEAFRENGLNTLEPQNEVSVSRLETLVSSLYHNLNKRLPPTQQVHVDSKASLLLNWLLAAYSGDNSGKIRVFSIKVALAIMCAGKMVDKLRYIFSQISDGAGQLIHWKLGDFLREVLALPAAVFESPTFFYKEGLETEIFPVENKITVNDFMAGFMTEPGPACLVWMPLLHRLATVESVVHPTVCSVCMRENFTGFRYRCQRCHGYQLCQDCFWQGRVSLNHQNDHEVKEYSSYKSPSKQIGHSLRKSFRCVPDKPIQALPRFPEQPEKTLNLSHIVPPSPLPSHNGFPDGGIPGLYDRSSTLDSRATGLSLDSNGTSGTRGAVNSNDEEHRLIARYAARLAQESRTPGGSAPDPVQIGLDSSRAQRELIMQLESKNKEIMREIQKLRRQQEAEQVAPESPALMNELRALRQRKGELEGHLGALQDSRRQLMAQLEGLMRMLKNHQTQSPRSTPNSSPRSGKSPPIPQGPPMPNQGPRQGPMNPGGSGMPPNMPPGMLPPGVVMHGQDPHMGPGGMDMRGYAPNGNNNGSINGGPLGSRSNAAGACPPAGGRSDLHYAADSVSTAMSSLVRELNTDFDEMHMTTHEWSEKDNTQWQEQFAAWSLNSQNQ, encoded by the exons ATACACTCGAGCCCCAGAACGAGGTCAGCGTCAGCCGTCTCGAGACGCTCGTATCGTCGCTGTATCACAATCTAAATAAACGACTGCCACCGACCCAGCAGGTACACGTCGATTCCAAGGCTAGCTTGCTGTTAAACTGGCTACTGGCGGCCTACTCCGGTGACAATTCCGGCAAAATACGTGTATTTTCCATTAAGGTAGCACTCGCGATCATGTGCGCCGGCAAGATGGTCGATAAGTTGCGAT ACATTTTCTCACAAATCTCCGACGGAGCTGGCCAGCTGATACACTGGAAATTGGGCGATTTCCTACGTGAAGTACTGGCGCTTCCGGCAGCCGTCTTCGAATCGCCAACCTTTTTTTACAAAGAGGGCCTAGAGACGGAAATCTTTccggtggaaaacaaaatcaccgTAAATGATTTTATGGCGGGTTTCATGACCGAACCGGGACCTGCCTGTCTCGTGTGGATGCCGCTGCTACATCGGCTCGCTACGGTTGAATCCGTCGTGCATCCGACGGTGTGTTCCGTGTGCATGCGGGAAAACTTTACCGGTTTCCGTTACCGTTGCCAACGTTGCCATGGGTATCAGCTGTGTCAGGACTGTTTCTGGCAGGGACGCGTTTCACTAAACCATCAGAACGATCACGAGGTGAAGGAATATTCGAGCTACAAAAGTCCCAGCAAGCAGATTGGCCATTCGCTGCGCAAAAGCTTCCGCTGTGTGCCAGATAAACCGATTCAAGCGTTACCACGGTTTCCGGAGCAGCCGGAGAAAACACTCAACCTGTCACACATCGTTCCACCATCACCGCTGCCGTCACACAATGGATTTCCGGATGGAGGCATACCGGGTCTGTACGATCGCAGTAGTACACTTGACTCACG CGCCACGGGACTATCGCTAGACAGCAACGGAACGTCAGGAACGCGTGGAGCCGTTAATTCTAATGATGAGGAGCACAGACTGATCGCGCGATATGCAGCACGACTTGCACAGGAATCACGAACG CCAGGTGGATCAGCGCCCGATCCGGTACAGATAGGGCTAGACAGTTCACGGGCACAGCGTGAACTGATCATGCAGCTTGAATCAAAGAACAAGGAAATAATGCGAGAGATACAGAAACTGCGCCGTCAGCAGGAAGCCGAACAGGTCGCACCGGAAAGTCCTGCCCTGATGAACGAGCTGCGCGCACTGCGACAACGAAAGGGTGAACTCGAGGGTCATCTTGGAGCGTTGCAGGATTCGCGCCGTCAGCTAATGGCACAGCTCGAGGGGCTGATGCGGATGCTCAAAAACCATCAAACACAGAGTCCTCGCTCTACTCCCAACTCTAGTCCACGGTCGGGTAAAAGTCCACCAATACCGCAGG GGCCACCAATGCCAAATCAAGGTCCGCGACAGGGACCGATGAACCCCGGTGGTTCGGGAATGCCACCAAATATGCCTCCCGGTATGCTTCCACCCGGTGTTGTAATGCATGGTCAAGATCCGCACATGGGTCCCGGCGGTATGGATATGCGGGGATACGCACCAAATGGAAACAACA ATGGTAGCATTAATGGTGGTCCGCTTGGCTCGCGATCGAATGCCGCAGGAGCGTGTCCGCCGGCCGGTGGCCGGTCGGATCTGCACTACGCGGCCGATTCCGTATCCACCGCAATGTCCTCGCTGGTGCGCGAACTTAACACAG ACTTTGACGAGATGCACATGACCACCCATGAGTGGAGTGAAAAG GATAATACTCAATGGCAGGAACAATTTGCTGCCTGGAGCTTGAATTCGCAAAACCAGTGA
- the LOC125764306 gene encoding dystrobrevin beta isoform X3 — translation MEPMEARVAMLQDLKIQSFDTIRFASYRTACKLRYVQKSTNLHLVDIWNVIEAFRENGLNTLEPQNEVSVSRLETLVSSLYHNLNKRLPPTQQVHVDSKASLLLNWLLAAYSGDNSGKIRVFSIKVALAIMCAGKMVDKLRYIFSQISDGAGQLIHWKLGDFLREVLALPAAVFESPTFFYKEGLETEIFPVENKITVNDFMAGFMTEPGPACLVWMPLLHRLATVESVVHPTVCSVCMRENFTGFRYRCQRCHGYQLCQDCFWQGRVSLNHQNDHEVKEYSSYKSPSKQIGHSLRKSFRCVPDKPIQALPRFPEQPEKTLNLSHIVPPSPLPSHNGFPDGGIPGLYDRSSTLDSRATGLSLDSNGTSGTRGAVNSNDEEHRLIARYAARLAQESRTPGGSAPDPVQIGLDSSRAQRELIMQLESKNKEIMREIQKLRRQQEAEQVAPESPALMNELRALRQRKGELEGHLGALQDSRRQLMAQLEGLMRMLKNHQTQSPRSTPNSSPRSGKSPPIPQGPPMPNQGPRQGPMNPGGSGMPPNMPPGMLPPGVVMHGQDPHMGPGGMDMRGYAPNGNNIFYAHYEGHLPPGVVHKPPMRYFSEGSDDDSIASSQHTMRHSLDFDEMHMTTHEWSEKDNTQWQEQFAAWSLNSQNQ, via the exons ATACACTCGAGCCCCAGAACGAGGTCAGCGTCAGCCGTCTCGAGACGCTCGTATCGTCGCTGTATCACAATCTAAATAAACGACTGCCACCGACCCAGCAGGTACACGTCGATTCCAAGGCTAGCTTGCTGTTAAACTGGCTACTGGCGGCCTACTCCGGTGACAATTCCGGCAAAATACGTGTATTTTCCATTAAGGTAGCACTCGCGATCATGTGCGCCGGCAAGATGGTCGATAAGTTGCGAT ACATTTTCTCACAAATCTCCGACGGAGCTGGCCAGCTGATACACTGGAAATTGGGCGATTTCCTACGTGAAGTACTGGCGCTTCCGGCAGCCGTCTTCGAATCGCCAACCTTTTTTTACAAAGAGGGCCTAGAGACGGAAATCTTTccggtggaaaacaaaatcaccgTAAATGATTTTATGGCGGGTTTCATGACCGAACCGGGACCTGCCTGTCTCGTGTGGATGCCGCTGCTACATCGGCTCGCTACGGTTGAATCCGTCGTGCATCCGACGGTGTGTTCCGTGTGCATGCGGGAAAACTTTACCGGTTTCCGTTACCGTTGCCAACGTTGCCATGGGTATCAGCTGTGTCAGGACTGTTTCTGGCAGGGACGCGTTTCACTAAACCATCAGAACGATCACGAGGTGAAGGAATATTCGAGCTACAAAAGTCCCAGCAAGCAGATTGGCCATTCGCTGCGCAAAAGCTTCCGCTGTGTGCCAGATAAACCGATTCAAGCGTTACCACGGTTTCCGGAGCAGCCGGAGAAAACACTCAACCTGTCACACATCGTTCCACCATCACCGCTGCCGTCACACAATGGATTTCCGGATGGAGGCATACCGGGTCTGTACGATCGCAGTAGTACACTTGACTCACG CGCCACGGGACTATCGCTAGACAGCAACGGAACGTCAGGAACGCGTGGAGCCGTTAATTCTAATGATGAGGAGCACAGACTGATCGCGCGATATGCAGCACGACTTGCACAGGAATCACGAACG CCAGGTGGATCAGCGCCCGATCCGGTACAGATAGGGCTAGACAGTTCACGGGCACAGCGTGAACTGATCATGCAGCTTGAATCAAAGAACAAGGAAATAATGCGAGAGATACAGAAACTGCGCCGTCAGCAGGAAGCCGAACAGGTCGCACCGGAAAGTCCTGCCCTGATGAACGAGCTGCGCGCACTGCGACAACGAAAGGGTGAACTCGAGGGTCATCTTGGAGCGTTGCAGGATTCGCGCCGTCAGCTAATGGCACAGCTCGAGGGGCTGATGCGGATGCTCAAAAACCATCAAACACAGAGTCCTCGCTCTACTCCCAACTCTAGTCCACGGTCGGGTAAAAGTCCACCAATACCGCAGG GGCCACCAATGCCAAATCAAGGTCCGCGACAGGGACCGATGAACCCCGGTGGTTCGGGAATGCCACCAAATATGCCTCCCGGTATGCTTCCACCCGGTGTTGTAATGCATGGTCAAGATCCGCACATGGGTCCCGGCGGTATGGATATGCGGGGATACGCACCAAATGGAAACAACA TTTTCTATGCGCACTACGAAGGACATCTTCCGCCCGGCGTCGTACATAAGCCGCCGATGCGCTACTTTTCAGAGGGATCCGACGATGACAGTATCGCTTCGTCGCAGCACACAATGCGCCACTCGCTAG ACTTTGACGAGATGCACATGACCACCCATGAGTGGAGTGAAAAG GATAATACTCAATGGCAGGAACAATTTGCTGCCTGGAGCTTGAATTCGCAAAACCAGTGA
- the LOC125764306 gene encoding dystrobrevin beta isoform X4 has translation MEPMEARVAMLQDLKIQSFDTIRFASYRTACKLRYVQKSTNLHLVDIWNVIEAFRENGLNTLEPQNEVSVSRLETLVSSLYHNLNKRLPPTQQVHVDSKASLLLNWLLAAYSGDNSGKIRVFSIKVALAIMCAGKMVDKLRYIFSQISDGAGQLIHWKLGDFLREVLALPAAVFESPTFFYKEGLETEIFPVENKITVNDFMAGFMTEPGPACLVWMPLLHRLATVESVVHPTVCSVCMRENFTGFRYRCQRCHGYQLCQDCFWQGRVSLNHQNDHEVKEYSSYKSPSKQIGHSLRKSFRCVPDKPIQALPRFPEQPEKTLNLSHIVPPSPLPSHNGFPDGGIPGLYDRSSTLDSRATGLSLDSNGTSGTRGAVNSNDEEHRLIARYAARLAQESRTPGGSAPDPVQIGLDSSRAQRELIMQLESKNKEIMREIQKLRRQQEAEQVAPESPALMNELRALRQRKGELEGHLGALQDSRRQLMAQLEGLMRMLKNHQTQSPRSTPNSSPRSGKSPPIPQGPPMPNQGPRQGPMNPGGSGMPPNMPPGMLPPGVVMHGQDPHMGPGGMDMRGYAPNGNNNFDEMHMTTHEWSEKDNTQWQEQFAAWSLNSQNQ, from the exons ATACACTCGAGCCCCAGAACGAGGTCAGCGTCAGCCGTCTCGAGACGCTCGTATCGTCGCTGTATCACAATCTAAATAAACGACTGCCACCGACCCAGCAGGTACACGTCGATTCCAAGGCTAGCTTGCTGTTAAACTGGCTACTGGCGGCCTACTCCGGTGACAATTCCGGCAAAATACGTGTATTTTCCATTAAGGTAGCACTCGCGATCATGTGCGCCGGCAAGATGGTCGATAAGTTGCGAT ACATTTTCTCACAAATCTCCGACGGAGCTGGCCAGCTGATACACTGGAAATTGGGCGATTTCCTACGTGAAGTACTGGCGCTTCCGGCAGCCGTCTTCGAATCGCCAACCTTTTTTTACAAAGAGGGCCTAGAGACGGAAATCTTTccggtggaaaacaaaatcaccgTAAATGATTTTATGGCGGGTTTCATGACCGAACCGGGACCTGCCTGTCTCGTGTGGATGCCGCTGCTACATCGGCTCGCTACGGTTGAATCCGTCGTGCATCCGACGGTGTGTTCCGTGTGCATGCGGGAAAACTTTACCGGTTTCCGTTACCGTTGCCAACGTTGCCATGGGTATCAGCTGTGTCAGGACTGTTTCTGGCAGGGACGCGTTTCACTAAACCATCAGAACGATCACGAGGTGAAGGAATATTCGAGCTACAAAAGTCCCAGCAAGCAGATTGGCCATTCGCTGCGCAAAAGCTTCCGCTGTGTGCCAGATAAACCGATTCAAGCGTTACCACGGTTTCCGGAGCAGCCGGAGAAAACACTCAACCTGTCACACATCGTTCCACCATCACCGCTGCCGTCACACAATGGATTTCCGGATGGAGGCATACCGGGTCTGTACGATCGCAGTAGTACACTTGACTCACG CGCCACGGGACTATCGCTAGACAGCAACGGAACGTCAGGAACGCGTGGAGCCGTTAATTCTAATGATGAGGAGCACAGACTGATCGCGCGATATGCAGCACGACTTGCACAGGAATCACGAACG CCAGGTGGATCAGCGCCCGATCCGGTACAGATAGGGCTAGACAGTTCACGGGCACAGCGTGAACTGATCATGCAGCTTGAATCAAAGAACAAGGAAATAATGCGAGAGATACAGAAACTGCGCCGTCAGCAGGAAGCCGAACAGGTCGCACCGGAAAGTCCTGCCCTGATGAACGAGCTGCGCGCACTGCGACAACGAAAGGGTGAACTCGAGGGTCATCTTGGAGCGTTGCAGGATTCGCGCCGTCAGCTAATGGCACAGCTCGAGGGGCTGATGCGGATGCTCAAAAACCATCAAACACAGAGTCCTCGCTCTACTCCCAACTCTAGTCCACGGTCGGGTAAAAGTCCACCAATACCGCAGG GGCCACCAATGCCAAATCAAGGTCCGCGACAGGGACCGATGAACCCCGGTGGTTCGGGAATGCCACCAAATATGCCTCCCGGTATGCTTCCACCCGGTGTTGTAATGCATGGTCAAGATCCGCACATGGGTCCCGGCGGTATGGATATGCGGGGATACGCACCAAATGGAAACAACA ACTTTGACGAGATGCACATGACCACCCATGAGTGGAGTGAAAAG GATAATACTCAATGGCAGGAACAATTTGCTGCCTGGAGCTTGAATTCGCAAAACCAGTGA
- the LOC125764366 gene encoding translocon-associated protein subunit delta, whose protein sequence is MVKFVLASAVLCCALSYAVASTCSNPEVKSNFYSTTDATIVSQIGFVTEFTLKCSNAGAEKLPLFAEVLGKLAPVVRIDENKYQVSWNEEIKKVSSGSYAVRLFDEESYAAVRKAQRAGEDIQTVKPLTTVTVNFSGAYKGPWVNSEILATVLVFFVAYVAFTTRSKLMA, encoded by the exons ATGGTAAAGTTCGTTTTAGCATCGGCCGTGTTGTGCTGCGCATTAAGTTACGCTGTCGCTAGCACCTGCTCAAACCCGGAGGTGAAATCTAACTTCTACTCCACCACGGATGCCACGATCGTTAGCCAGATTGGTTTTGTAACGGAATTCACGCTCAAGTGCTCAAACGCCGGAGCAGAAAAGCTGCCCCTGTTCGCCGAAGTACTTGGCAAGTTGGCTCCTGTTGTACGCATCGATGAAAACAAGTATCAG GTCAGCTGGAATGAGGAAATTAAAAAGGTCAGCAGTGGATCGTACGCAGTGCGTCTGTTCGATGAAGAGTCCTATGCGGCTGTACGCAAAGCCCAGCGTGCCGGCGAAGACATCCAGACGGTGAAACCACTCACGACCGTTACCGTAAATTTCTCCGGCGCATACAAGGGACCATGGGTTAACTCGGAAATTCTCGCTACCGTGCTGGTCTTCTTCGTCGCATACGTTGCATTCACGACACGGTCTAAGCTTATGGCGTAA